The DNA region agggaggaggacagagggagctcagcaccagccgctcctcgcccacagggagcagggcggcagcgtggccgggggagaggagctgctccggggtccgagcctgaacgcaggagccgtcggccagacctgcagctgtggctcaacgccccggagccctgaaagggcccggaagaggagcggggaggggaagagcccccaaaggctacacaagaggagtaagggggggacccctgcccagaagCTTCCCGCATGGCCACCCTGAAGGGCACCCATCctgcagccatcgcctcggctcaggctcccatggcagccttacatcatcgaagaggggcaggagcttctccgccaggctcagggagatgaggttggcctcctCCCTCTTCACGTGACCCAGCACGTTGATGAACAACACCAGGACCTTCGTCTTGACATCGGCGTCGgcatctgtcagggtctccagtacgtcagggagcagcaccgggagttttctggcctgtacgaaacacaccgttgcctttttgtgaagcggtgaaagacccccccaccgccccagcccccacctgccgatgtggctccccttgccgaccccccactcaccGTTCCAGGTGTTTGCGACAGcgtgatgaggcccgtgagcaccagcgagagcatcactgggctgggatgcctcaggtaccgctgggctttgtagagggcagaaaactccttcctgtcgatgttagcgcaggccaggagctacaatggagacagcggtgagagaccagcagagctgcagggctccctccccgcaccagcacggtccatggcaagggtctcctctccccctgcggccacctccgagtccccacgtctctgacccaggaccagcaaccgcctcgactctggtttctgccccttcccggggtctccaggctgcggagctgggcagggggatgccggcaggggggagggcagagcgctgcctgtgccgggacaggcttggtggggccaaaccagcgtggggtgggcccgagcgtgtggcacgggggtctggctggtgctgagcaggggaaggaggaggaggaggaggaggaggaaggcagagcggtggggctgggcgtgggtcactcaccgccaaggggtagatgcaggcgtcatccgtggcagagctgaacaccctgcacagccgccagtcctgcagcacgccgagcagctccgacatgactctccgcagagcccagggcacggagatcatcacctcccacatggccatggccgccctgcggagccagagccaactgggtcagcagagctgcctcggctcccccggaccccggccctgcccaccccctcatttcggggtgcccggggaggccgaggggggtgaggttctgttcccgcggggcaggggctctgcttgggccggctctggctgcagggggaagcgcggcgggatggagagccctgctcctcggggatatcccgcagtttcccgtgggtctggcagccagagagtctctgggccactctccccgtggggaacgagccctcaaggctgtcagggctggtacctgtcacacgttggagagatgctcagaaggctcctgaccacctccctggggctccagtctgtcagcagcagcagcagtgagtgcaggctgcgccgggccggctccTCGCGGATccgctccacatttctgtggatgtgtctcaggatttttggcacctggagaggacacgggtgaggatggtgctgcccttcccacccctccctgctgccttgacgtggctttgggtgcccgagagagcccggttagggcaggagggaagaacaagatttgacacgtcttgacacggaaggacaatccagccacgggacacttacatccgtcagccaggacacggggtctgtcgtggccatgtccacgatgtcactgcccatctgcctgtcgtgggcatcgtctgccgtcaaggcctcgatggccatgaggagaacgtccgtcttctgagaaggccagaagtattcgccaaacacctacgggaggaaggacgggggaagacgtgtcacgctgagcttggctgagcagctcgaccacctctgggtccctttgctcacACAAGccgatgccacggacaagggtcccggcgaggggggagctcgttaccTTCCTCATGTCGCTGCagtcaagtaaagaaagcaaccagGCGCCGTCAGAATCCCATCCCGCTTCctctggaatctcctctggcagcgtcTCGTCTACACGGAATCACAGAAGAGTCGGTAAGACAACGGCCATCTCGGCCAACCAGCCTCCCAAGGCgtgaaaagagcttgaaacgggGGAAACGGGGTCCTGGCGTCAGCCCCCTCACTCACCCATCCACAGTGGCTGGACCGTGGACACCtcccagggctccggcagagagctgctctcctggggagccccgacctcctcccaaaccaccctggggctgctggggggtctctctgccatcctcagaaatggctgagggacggtgggggggttcagctttaaggagcgatgggaaaagacgcgggctgtgctcaggagtctcctcgctgcgctcctgccctgtccctttcCCGTCCTGTCAGACACTgtggggctgcgctgctcagatacggtgccgggggtgacacggagtggtgtcacaaagggggtcacattgtgacgcgtcacccaggccgggtgagGCAGGGTTCCGCTGTGCGGGGCGGTTACCCAGCTCGCCCCTGGGCCATGACtcctctcggggtgtccccaggcccccatcatgtcccctcagcaccttcctggaCCCCCCGATtcgtcccagagggttctcacaccccggcacggagccCGGACCTTCTGCTTCGATCCGGCAGaaaccctccagcctgccccgtctctcccttgCGGTCACCTGGAGCATTTGCTCGCCCATGTCCAGTTCTCTCCCACACCGCCAGAGTAGGTTTTATCTGCTACAAGAGTTTCCTGGTTTCAgccgggatagagttaattttctccagctgggagggagcacagccccagggctgtgtttcGCAGCAGCGGGATCTTCGTTCTGTCGGGGTCACTGGCCAGGAGCGGGCTGTTGgccggtgggtggtgagcagtcgccTTGTGcatcacccgttggtactttccattggagcagacaaggagcttttggcagcttttttcccaAAGCCGGGGTGAACCCACCGCCCCCCAGCTCCAGACCTTTgtgggaagccccagcagtgttggggggggaccccagcggtggcatccccaggccctgcaggtcaccctgggacgctgggctgggagagcccgtcacagtgcctgtgcccgagggcctggcccggggctctctgggacgccaccagccctccaaaacgggccacatctccccggggacacgggcacagcggaggtggccccgcagaccctccccaacccgctcctctctgctctctcctccagacccccctgcttctgatgaCGAAGACGACCTTGTCTTCTcccgggaagacatcaagaagcaggggctgctcctgatggAATCCAACAAGAAACGTGGCAAGAAGTAGCGGCTGCTCCGcgcacgagagctctgggtgcccccgACCACCCCTTGTGCTCTGGATGCCCTCGGCCACGCGTTGtgctctttttctaaatacagaaaatactcttAGACTGAATACAGCCGGTCTTTGTCGTTCTtccaagcccacagcagagctggaccggGAGCTCCTCGGTCcctcctgtcaggcagaagcagcggcgtcaagccccgaggggagctgagctgggtttggaggcagccccgtccccctgcccctcgcccagctgctctccccgcagaggtggggctgggctgggctgggctcggctttcccaggcagagcagagctgggggcaggctggctttctgccccctggtccttcctgggacctctgcccccccgacagctctgggagccccgggggctggtgtctgcctgaggcagctctggggaaacgtggggcaggggctgaggcctgggcaggtaccggatctcaggggggtgtcttcgtgtgcgcgcgtgggagcggaaggtcggagcctgcctgggaaagggagagcccctggcccgggctgtctgacctggcgcggagccctcgtgcctctcccctcccctgctccccgcaCGCACAtggtgccactcgtccccctgagctccgagccagcgtcggggacaacctcagagctgcagggaggtgcctggagggaagggccgccccgaggtgccccaggcggGCAGAGGAGGCTTCAGCAAGCCCTTGGCTCCAGgagggatccccagccctgcccagggctcccagacacccccccgcggaggccgcgtcgtctcctctgcaaaggccgagaaccgggggctgctggtccccaagcgcagccgaggccgggggctgctgccagggccccgtggtccccgctggagcccccggccagcggctcctcctccagctccgcgggggccatcggcaccagtgcgagcttcccccgcccttcccacccggcccctgcgcttcgtgctgacgtcgcctgggacgtccccgcggggcagaacggctctttccgCCCGGGCTcgcggcagactggcagcgcacccaaGCGTCGTGGTGGGTTTTGGGTGACTgcggggcggggacggcagcgcccggacacagaacagcttgtgcgTTTTAAAGGGAGCTCCGGAAAGAGCGTCATGCGCCGGCGAAGGCATCTAGCGGAGCTCTCCCGGTTCGACGCCGTCCGGGGGTGCCTGGCAACGAGACCCCAGAATGacgcccgcccccggccccgtgccctgctcccgcgcccgccgcagccgggcCGTGGCTCCGGGAtcctctgctgccgggagctgccagccacggcgggagacacctgagcgccctccgcgccccggggccgggcagacggcggggggcggcgctgggccccgaCGCTGCCCCctcggcacccccggggctggaggcgcctcagcccggccgcgcggggcaggccgAGCCCAGGCAGTGCCGGGAGACACCGAGCCCctgcccggcgccccccgcccgcggcccggccgccgctgcggggcgcgggcagcgcgggcggggcgggcggggcgggcggcgccgctccagccccgcagagcgcccggcggcggcggcgcggggaccgtgcgcggacgcggccccgcccgcggagtcccggccccgcccggagccgagaagcggccgcggccccgcgcgaccggccccgggagacgcgggcgccccccccgccgcgggcgcggcggccccgtcgcgcaggggcggaggcgccgggcaccggggccgggcgggcgcggagccccgcgcggagacggccgccggcgcggccccccccgcgcgggcGCGGTCCCCCGCGGacgcgcggcggctccccggcggcggcggggacggcgcggatcgccccgcggctccgctcccgcggtcaggctgcgctcgggggcgcgggaggggccgggggggcggccgggccgtgcgcgggggggcgcggagcgaggcgcggggccggcggggcggcgccgccggaggggccggcggggccgggcgcggccgctcggtcccgggacagcggttcctccgggcgggggattcccgcgggctctgcgcggggacccggggcgggcggccgggaacacgcggggggaTCCGCTCAGGGTCTGCGCGTGGTCgcgggagagagaaactgcgcgaggggcGGGTCGAGAGCGCGGAGGAGGGTTGAAAACGTGAGGATAAAATGGGGGTTTCTGGGCGccagggccgcgtggaaattgcactttgggcaacagcgaggttgagcaaaggatccgttttcccgctccttctcggtctgaccgggactgtgggtgttttcgggggttttggaaagctggaggggagctgtctcgagggaacgccgctgtcagacccccggcggtaccgggcgttcccctccagacccatctgccgaggttcccggagatctgggtgaGAGTCTGGCCTGCGGTGGCTGTTATGAAACGCTTTAATCAAGGCAAGAGTGTAACGGCTCGAGAAACAGGAATTGATGCCCCGGTTGGTGCTGGGTGTAAACGGGAAGGAAACGcgtagaagtgtcagaactctttttggtgcgggaggaaccccgggcagtggtgccaggatctccgGGATCGCGTGTTTCTGGATACACccgcggtgaagcgatgctccaggcCCTGGGTTTCTGCCCTTGATAACACGTGCCCGGCGGCACACGTACCGATAGCAGCCGGGGTTGTTTTTGTGGTGGACGGAGCTGTTtgcattgctggtggactttgtctaaaatgcctaagtgcagatctgaagggttttgcttcagaggcgagagcctggagcctttgctgtgagctggcagcgctgtgatttctcgtgtccctgggcagagcccggggttgagaagagccctgctgctgtgcggagctgcggGCGGGCACACCGGGCACAGAAACACGGGGTCAGTGGCTGGCGCTGGGTTTACTGGTGAAGGTCAAAcccgaggtttttccccattaatggtttttgttgtttgctttttgtttgtttgtgagtttTGATGCACTCaacctatttaaaaacaacaaattgcttgtgtgtagggagaggcgctcggaagagctcgcgatgtacgggaagaatagggaaccaatcaaagatgccaaagaaggatgtgaccaaaacacagccatgcttcagGTGggtccctttaaggagcatatataaggcattTGCACAGCTAATAAGCTGAACAAGTAGTAACCGTCATAtcggtgtctgtgcttttgttcctgcgaaggttttaacctcctgcaagggttagctgtgatctgagcgccacagctctgtggcttggcaggtagaaaaagacagctattcCCTCACCGCAACACTTGTGTTTTTAATACGTCGGTCTGCGTCCTACAGGGTGACCTGTGTCAGATGCACACTTGAATCCGTAGCTCTTTCCCCCTCAGCGCTGAGGGATGGATGGAAATTCCTTACTTTAGTCCTTGTCTGGGTTAGAGCCTCCATGGTGCAATGTGTGGTGCAGCCCGCGGAGAAGGGACGTTTCCCATGGCAGAGAATTTGCATACTTAGCAAACCACACAAAGAAAGGTGACGAAAAAGGTACTGGCCCTCCTTAGATACAGAGTGTGAAGgcataaaccaaataatttctctaaagatCGCCGAGGGAATCTGTGGTACGTTCTGAAAAGGAACCCAGTCCCTAAAGGACTCAGCTAGTGCCTTACACACAAGGGACTTTATTTCCCCCGGGTCATGACCTGTTTCATACAGAAGTAGCTCCTACATGATTATGACGCTATTGGAAATCAAAAAGCCATCTATAAGTCGTCTCTTAGAAGAATTTGTCAAGTGTGAATTCTTGGTGGTATTTACCTGTCTCTATGAGTTTATTCggactttttcaaaatgcattgaaCATACTCATTGCTGACTAGGTTCTATTATCAGAATGAGAAAAGAAGACCCCTTTTAATTGTCATAGGTAGCTGAACCCTCAAGAAGAGGCCAATCTCCGTCTGTTGGGGAGGAGTTTTGTCTGTTACCTGAAGCATTTTGTGTACCCgtctgtgataggagctggaggaatcacactctttcatggagagtttgactagattttcttgtaaactggttaCGGGTAGTTATGTTGTTGGTAAGGCAGCAGTGCTTCTAGTCGGGAGGTAccctgatcagtgtgtgaagtcAGTGAACACTTGGTCAGagcccagatgtcagcagtgcagagtgtgttcttgagcagcatcttggcactgaacttgtgctcGTGCCACAGCACTGTCCAGCTCCGTGAGGACCGGGAGCCTctcggttctagtgctgctccctgccgtgggggctcgtgagctgcttctgtgggtgATTTTGCACgtatgtgtaaatatttattgcttcgCGTAAGGTGCCTGTGATTCTGAATGTGAGAGAAGCGTgcgacttcagctgtgaaggtgtggagggggTAGGAAGCGATGACTGCCTGGAGCTGTCTGGTGGTTCACAACTTGTCTGGTATCAGCGGTATTTTTAACCAGGTaaagtgccagctaattgtccatataGTTTTTGGGACGAGCAAATTTGATATATGTGTGTGGCCTTAataatagactgtgcaaggtattccccaggccgttgtgtgttttgtaatacaaaggtaaaggaaaaagactctcgGAAGGAGGAGGCGCAGGAAGAGCgtctcccccagcgccgggccccccctgtaccctcctcttccagggaggaagagaaggaaggagatgctgAGGAAGTTTTGTTACGGCGGGAAATGAAATGCGTGCACTGGCCGGATCTGCGCAGCCGCTCTCTGGCGATTAATTATTTCCAGGCCTTGAGCAGGGGGGGCCTGGCGGCAGGGCGCAGTCTGTGTCTGGGTGTCCCCGGGCACAAACGGCTGCCGGACAGAGCAGCGAGACCCGGCCCGGGacgctcacggggtggggaaggggctcccccccggccccgagagcccccaggagctggccccagggctgctggtgcccccacacccaccggcaggctgggcaggggccaTAGCAGtgggcacccccgcccccccagggctcttctGGTGCCCCCCCGATGGAGACAAATCCACGCTGAGCTGAAAGGCCACAGCCTTTagttatttcttccctcttttcttctgttggtccttcttgttcttctctggtgtgttgtggtttgaactcggccagcagccaatcgccacgtggccagttgtttacttccccccaccccagcccggtgaaacaggagagggacaaaagaggaaattcaCAGGTTGAACTAAAAGATTTACTAGTACTAACAGGACCAACACAACAACAGCAAGGCCGAGCAGGTGAAGGCGGTCACCGAGCGGTGGCCGGTCTGGGCCCGTCCCAGCAGCGACCCGACCGCTCCAGAGAATCCGCCACCACCCCGGAACCGAAACGGGGCGCGGGGGAGCAGCGTCCGCCTGGACGGGGAGCGGGACGTGACCCCACGTGGAACGCTccaaggcagccctgccctcggcCGTGCTCCCCTCGGCCACGGAGAGGGAACTCCCgcctggcccagagcaggacagggctcagctggTTCCTGCGCCCGCCCTCAGCCCGTGCACCTGCACTCGGTAAACGCAGGTGTACTCGGGGTTGCCCCAGTTGCTCTTCACAAGGAACTTGACATaggaaaaggctctgggaaacgGCACGGTCTGCGAAgacaagagggaaagggaggcagaggggtTAAGAGCGACAGTGCAgtcagtccctccctgccggccctgctcctgctcaggaaccagctcccggcggcgggtgggagcggctgctgccaccggggctgctggggaggccgGGGCACGGGACGGGGGAaggctcctggcctcctctgcgtgccggcccggccggggctgcgcccccctgccccttgctctggccctccaggccccgctgcccgctctgcctgcctcccgcaGAGAAGGGGACGCTCTGCTGCGAGGAGAACCACCGCCTGCGCCTCAGCCCCGCCAGGGCTCTctgggcgggggcccggggccctgtgcccagggaggaagcgttcacacccccctgccgtgggctccCAGCCAAGCCTGGTTCGCCCCCCGGCATCCTCCCCCGCGCGTGGAGCGTACCTTCAGAGGGAAGGTCTGAATGGCCTCTTTGGTCACGTCGTAGGTGAACGTCAGGAGCAgcgcttcctcctctccatccgcGTCCAGTCCCTTGGGGccaaagcacaagcagagcagttcaGACTCAGCCCCACAGAGGGGACGTgcgcgctggctcagcccgggcAGGTACCCGGCCTCTCCCGGGCTCCAGCAGCTGTCTGACACTGCCCGGGGCGGAGCTCAGGCTCCTCAGGGTCAAGAACCCGGAGGTGCTTCGGCCAGAAGATGTCCCGAGAGGGATGGAGCCCTCGAAGCGTCCCCCCAGGGCAGCGCggtgctcagcagagagcaggacacaagccCCAGGGAACGCACAGAAGGCCGCAGGCGAGTCCCTGTCACGGCTTTCCCCCAGGGCCAGACCCCACCAGACGCGCCCggcagagacttacgaagacagCGACGTCTCTGGGGGCGCTGACGACGGTCCCGGACGGAGACACATCTTTGTAGATGTGCTGCACGCTGACGGCGGTCAGATGGACCCGTGCTGGCAGCCTGATGACCACCTGGCCCTGGTGCCTTGGCAGAGGCCAGCAGTTCCCTGGGGACATATCCGGCTGCAGGCAGGACGAGAGAGCAGTGAGGGGCGAGAGCGCGTCGGGGACAACACAGCTCGTGCCGCTCGGAGCACGGGACCGGCGTGTCTGGGGGGGCTATTGCAGCTCGGAAATGAGGCGCCCGTGAGGGGCGGACAGAAGCAGGAGGCCGCCTTCCCTGCCCGACAGAGGGGGCTCTCAGTGTTACGGAAAAGAGGAGAACACTGGTTATGAAGCCACCCTAGTCAGGGCCTTACAGAAACACCTCTCTGCCCAGCGCTCAGcagggcaccccccacccctgaaaaGGCACCGTTAGGGACAAGTGTGGAAAGGGGGTCACCAGGGAGAAAGTCTTtcactcagctgggacagaggcctGTGGGCAAGGGGCAGCAGCTCCGCTCAGCTCAGCCCCGTTCCCCTCCTGAGGGGAACCGCTCCTCTCCAGCAGGCCCAGCCCTGTGTCCGAGCTTTGGCTTCAGGAACCTGATGGGCACTGCGGGCTGGAGCGGCACTGCCCTGCACTGAGGGGAGAGCCCCGAGGTCGGTCCCAGCTTCACCGGAGGGAAGGAAACCAGCACCCGTGAGTTCCGCTACAGTACCTCCAAAACAGCATCAGGTGTGGACTGAGAGAACCACTCCACAACGCTGCAGCGCCAGTGTGTGCAGCTGAAGGCCTCCGAAGTTCTCCGCATGTCAATGGAGGCACCtgtaagggagggagagcaggtcaCTGCCAGAGGCCCCAGACCAGGAGCACCCGGTGCTCAGACACTATTTCTGGTGCCGCCGAGCAGCTCCACGTCTGTCAGCGCTGTTCTCACCCCCAGGCCGCGGGGGCGCGCGGCTGCGCGGGGCAGGGACGGCATCCCCGTGCCTGGCGACTGCTGCCGCCACGGCGCCACGAGGAGAaggtctgagggtgctggggggcagcaggcgcCGGGGCGACGACAGCGGAGCAAAGCCGAGGGCTCGCCGCGTGGGCAGCAAAGGGTGACCCAGCCGTTCCCTTCGCGGATGCAGCCGCAGGAAGAGCCCCTCCATCAGCGCAGCAGCGTGTGCGGGGGCAGCGCCAGAGGCCCCCGCGCAGGGGCCAagggcaggactgggagggagCCCGAGAGAGCCGCTCGGCCACAGCCTGGCTCGGGGACCccaggcagcatttcagctgccccGCTTTGGAGAGCACGGcctcctctgggcagggctacaGGCAAGCGCAGGGCAAGGAGGTGGGGCTGCTTGCGTCCATACCAGAGCTTTTCAGGGCCCAGTCATACGTCGCGGCAGAGACTTTGGcaggcgctgcctgg from Athene noctua chromosome 33, bAthNoc1.hap1.1, whole genome shotgun sequence includes:
- the LOC141972518 gene encoding sperm-associated antigen 4 protein-like, producing MVLFCVHSHLYQEVQDSSQAAPAKVSAATYDWALKSSGASIDMRRTSEAFSCTHWRCSVVEWFSQSTPDAVLEPDMSPGNCWPLPRHQGQVVIRLPARVHLTAVSVQHIYKDVSPSGTVVSAPRDVAVFGLDADGEEEALLLTFTYDVTKEAIQTFPLKVRSTRGGGCRGANQAWLGAHGRGV